In the genome of Flavobacteriaceae bacterium YJPT1-3, the window GCCTGGCTTTGTTTACACTGATCACGACCCACATTCAGCTGTTGATCGGGCTGGTCCTGTACTTTGTCTCGCCGCTTGGGCTTAAGGCCATCAATACGTACGGGATGGGAGAAGTGATGAAAAATGCTGATCTCCGACTCTATGTGGTAGAGCACCCTACGGTGATGATCCTAACGGTCATTTTGGTCACCGTGGGCTATTCAAAACACAAGAAGAAACTGCTCTCCAAGCCGAAATTCAAAATGCTCACTATTTTCTACGCCCTGGGATTAGTGCTTATGTTAAGCCGCATTCCCTGGACGGCTTGGTTTTAGATCAATCCTGTAACTTGATCAGATAGGCATAGACCGGAAAATGATCACTTATTCCGCCTGAATACACGCCTCCGGCATAAGTTCGCCAGGGATATCCCTGGTAGCGACCGCTGCGATAGGTCAAGCGATTCGGATTGTAAATTCCAGCTTTGAACAATCGAAAGGAGTCATAATTGGCTTGAATTAAGGTTTCACTGACCATGATCTGATCAAAGAGATTCCAGCTGTCGCGAAAGGCGAGCGTCCCCAATCCCTGCTGATGCAGTGCTGCCATTGGATTGTAGAGTCCAAGATCAGAGACCTGATCACGTTTCCCTTTCGCTCTAAGCTCTTTTCGGATGCTTTTATCACTGGGGTCATCATTGAAGTCACCCATGGTCGTGATTTTGAGATAAGGATTTAAGTGTTGTAGAGAGTCTATAAGGCGCCTGTTCAATCGTGCTGCGGCCATTCGCCGAGGCTGTGTCAAGGCTTCACCTCCAGAACGTGAGGGCCAATGATTGACGATGATGGCGAACTCCTCTTCTTCTAAATATCCGCCAACCACCAATTGATCTCGGGTATAGATACGCCGGTCAGGTTCGTCTTTTCGATATAATACTAAAGGATGCCATTGGGCATGCTTAAGTCGGAAAAAACGCGATTGATAAATCAAAGCGACATCAATTCCACGTCGATCCGGGGAGTCTTGATGAACAATTCGATAGCCGTATTTAGCTAAAGGGGAAGAATTGATCAGGTCTTGAAGTACCGTTCTGTTTTCCACCTCGGCAAGTCCAATGAGTATAGGGGCGTTGCCCGTCGTTTCCAACCCAATTTGACCGATGACCTCAGCCAGCTGCTTAATTTTTTGGTTATAGCGCTCCTCGGTCCAGCGGTCGGCTCCTTCCGGGGTCCGATCATCGTCAAAGGTATAAGGATCGTTAGCCGGATCGAAAAGATTCTCCACATTATAAAAAGCCAGTGTGTGAATTTTATAATTCTTCGATTCCTGGGCGATCAGCCATTGAATACATAAGCATAGGGTAAGATTTATAAATGGTCGCATCGCTATGGGTTTGAAGCCTTCTGCTCTTCTAAGGTATAAGAAAATTAAAATACTTTGCAAGCGTATTCCGCTAAAAATCAAAAGGATGCGATTGAGCTTAGCAAAACTGCTTGTATTAATTTCACTGAACACCATCGCCGGATGGGCCCAGCAGGTGCTTATTCAAGGATCGGTAATCGACGAACTTTCCCGGGAACCATTGGCCGATGTTCAGCTGGTTTTGGAAGGGACTGCTGCGAGCACGAAATCGGATGCTGATGGTCAGTTTAAGATACAGTTGCCCCACCTAGAGGACAGTTATGTTTTAGTGCTCGAAAAAGACGGCTACTTACAGCGACGGTTTCCCGTTCTGATTCCGGTCACCGGCCTGTTGGTGCTAGAAAAACTAACATTGGCGTATGACCTTAGTCAGGATCAACAGTTCAGTATTATCGCACTCACTGATGAACAAGTGCTGGGCGAGGAAGCTTCTACCGATCTGAATATCGCAGGAGTGTTGGGTGCCTCCAAAGAAGTGTTTTTAAATGCAGCAGCCTATGATTTCAGTGCGACTTTCTTTCGACCCCGAGGTTTAGATAATGCCTATGCTGAAGTGTTGATCAATGGAGTAAGGATGAATCGATCGCACACGGGACGGCCTCAATGGGGTAGCTGGGGAGGCTTGAATGATGTACAGCGTAATCAAGAATTGGCTTTTGGCCTGGAAGCTGCGAGTAGTACTTTCGGAGGTCTAGGCGGTAGTACCAACATCACGATGAGGGCTTCGTCCTATCGCAGCGGGGGACGTTTTTCCCTGGCCGGCTCTAACCGTAGCTATCAAGGGCGGATCATGGCGAGTTACCACACCGGTCTTAGCCCAAAGGGATTAGCCATCAGTGCTCTGGTTTCCCGTCGAATGGGGGAGGCCGGTTTTGTTGAGGGTACGGTATACGAAGCCAATAGTTTCTTTCTAGCGGTAGAGCGTGCCCTTTCTCCTGCTCACAGTCTTCAGCTGGCAGGCTGGTACACTCCGGTAACCCGGGGCAGAAGTTCCCCGTTAACGAGAGAAG includes:
- a CDS encoding endonuclease/exonuclease/phosphatase family protein, with the protein product MRPFINLTLCLCIQWLIAQESKNYKIHTLAFYNVENLFDPANDPYTFDDDRTPEGADRWTEERYNQKIKQLAEVIGQIGLETTGNAPILIGLAEVENRTVLQDLINSSPLAKYGYRIVHQDSPDRRGIDVALIYQSRFFRLKHAQWHPLVLYRKDEPDRRIYTRDQLVVGGYLEEEEFAIIVNHWPSRSGGEALTQPRRMAAARLNRRLIDSLQHLNPYLKITTMGDFNDDPSDKSIRKELRAKGKRDQVSDLGLYNPMAALHQQGLGTLAFRDSWNLFDQIMVSETLIQANYDSFRLFKAGIYNPNRLTYRSGRYQGYPWRTYAGGVYSGGISDHFPVYAYLIKLQD